The Pseudomonas sp. TH06 genome has a window encoding:
- a CDS encoding CreA family protein, with protein sequence MRVAKGLLGLLMALPLLASAEEIGQVSTVFKLVGPNDRIVVEAFDDPKVEGVTCYLSRAKTGGVKGGLGLAEDRAEASIACRQVGPIKFKGELKDGDEVFKERTSLVFKTMQVVRFLDKKRNALVYLVYSDRVIEGSPQNAVTAIPILPWVPVQQ encoded by the coding sequence ATGCGTGTAGCAAAAGGATTGTTGGGTCTGTTGATGGCGCTGCCATTGCTGGCCTCGGCCGAAGAAATCGGTCAGGTATCGACAGTGTTCAAGCTCGTCGGCCCGAACGACCGGATCGTGGTCGAAGCGTTTGATGATCCGAAGGTCGAGGGCGTGACCTGCTATCTGTCGCGCGCCAAGACTGGCGGCGTGAAAGGTGGGTTGGGTCTCGCTGAAGATCGTGCGGAAGCCTCTATCGCCTGTCGCCAGGTGGGTCCCATCAAATTCAAGGGTGAGTTGAAAGATGGCGATGAGGTGTTCAAGGAGCGCACGTCGCTGGTGTTCAAGACCATGCAGGTGGTGCGTTTCCTCGACAAGAAACGCAACGCGCTGGTGTATCTGGTCTACAGCGATCGAGTGATCGAAGGCAGTCCGCAGAACGCCGTGACCGCAATCCCGATTCTGCCGTGGGTGCCGGTCCAGCAGTAA
- the proB gene encoding glutamate 5-kinase, producing the protein MRSKVTGAQRWVVKIGSALLTADGKGLDRAAMSVWVEQMVALHEAGVELVLVSSGAVAAGMSRLGWTARPSAMHELQAAAAIGQMGLVQAWESSFAEHGRHTAQILLTHDDLSDRKRYLNARSTLRALVELKVIPVINENDTVVTDEIRFGDNDTLAALVANLVEADLLVILTDRDGMFDADPRNNPDAQLIYEARADDPALDAVAGGTGGALGRGGMQTKLRAARLAARSGAHTIIVGGRLERVLDRLKAGERIGTLLSPERGMLAARKQWLAGHLQTRGTLVLDDGAVSALSQGNKSLLPVGVKLVQGSFRRGEMVVCVAPDGREIARGLANYSALEAQKIIGQSSDAIVGLLGYMAEPELVHRDNLILV; encoded by the coding sequence ATGCGGAGCAAGGTGACAGGTGCGCAGCGTTGGGTCGTGAAGATCGGCAGCGCTTTGCTGACAGCTGATGGCAAAGGGCTGGATCGTGCGGCAATGAGTGTCTGGGTCGAGCAGATGGTGGCCTTGCATGAGGCTGGCGTCGAGTTGGTGTTGGTGTCCTCCGGGGCAGTGGCGGCCGGCATGAGCCGTTTGGGTTGGACCGCACGACCCAGTGCGATGCACGAGCTCCAGGCGGCCGCTGCAATTGGTCAGATGGGTCTGGTCCAGGCTTGGGAGTCGAGCTTCGCCGAGCATGGTCGGCACACTGCGCAGATTCTCCTGACTCACGACGACCTCTCCGATCGCAAGCGCTACCTGAATGCCCGCAGCACCTTGCGCGCGCTGGTTGAGCTGAAAGTCATCCCGGTGATCAACGAAAACGACACCGTGGTCACTGATGAAATCCGTTTTGGTGATAACGACACGCTGGCGGCGCTGGTAGCTAACCTGGTCGAAGCTGATCTACTGGTGATCCTCACGGATCGCGATGGCATGTTCGACGCTGATCCGCGCAACAATCCTGATGCTCAGCTGATTTACGAGGCGCGCGCTGATGATCCGGCTCTGGATGCGGTTGCTGGCGGAACTGGCGGTGCGCTGGGGCGTGGCGGCATGCAGACCAAGTTGCGTGCAGCGCGTCTGGCTGCGCGTTCCGGTGCGCACACTATCATCGTGGGTGGGCGTCTTGAACGTGTGCTTGATCGCCTGAAAGCGGGCGAGCGCATCGGCACCTTGCTGTCGCCTGAGCGCGGCATGCTCGCGGCGCGCAAGCAGTGGCTGGCCGGGCATCTGCAAACTCGCGGCACGCTGGTGCTGGATGATGGGGCGGTGTCGGCATTGTCCCAGGGCAACAAGAGCTTGCTGCCGGTGGGTGTGAAGTTGGTGCAGGGGAGTTTCCGTCGCGGTGAGATGGTGGTCTGTGTGGCGCCGGATGGTCGCGAAATCGCCCGTGGTCTCGCCAATTACAGTGCGCTGGAAGCGCAAAAAATTATCGGTCAGTCGTCAGATGCGATTGTCGGTTTGCTGGGTTACATGGCTGAGCCGGAATTGGTTCACCGTGACAACCTGATTCTGGTTTAA